The nucleotide sequence ATATACGTGAGAGGATTCCCGTGTGCAATGATTTTAAGCCAGTCGGGCATTAGAGCGATAGGATATATAGCATTGCTTGTGAAGAACAGCGGCATCGTGATCATCTGGCCTATGCCCATGAATCTTTCTCTTGTTTTCACCAGACATGCGATGATCAATGATAGTGTCGAGAAAAGTGCCGCACCAATGATGATCACGAATACGACGCAGATAATGGAGAGGGGGTTTAGAATCACAGCGACGCCGAGAAACAAAGCGAGCAAATAAATAATGGAGGCCTCCACCAGACTGCGGATTCCAGCCGACAATGCCTTTCCAGCGACAAGGGCCGTGCGGGGGGTTGGCGTAGCAAGGAATTTCTGGACAATGCCCAGATCCCGTTCCCATATAATCGATATCCCGTAAA is from Methanomassiliicoccales archaeon and encodes:
- a CDS encoding ABC transporter permease, with the protein product MKFRGKDRRPVALAKSNDNEIDGKKRILATLISFIAKIGVITELEARKLRHDPTELITRAIQPVLWLLVFGIVITQARAIPTGNLPYIDFLTPGVLAQSVLFVSIFYGISIIWERDLGIVQKFLATPTPRTALVAGKALSAGIRSLVEASIIYLLALFLGVAVILNPLSIICVVFVIIIGAALFSTLSLIIACLVKTRERFMGIGQMITMPLFFTSNAIYPIALMPDWLKIIAHGNPLTY